From the Athene noctua chromosome 22, bAthNoc1.hap1.1, whole genome shotgun sequence genome, one window contains:
- the LOC141969090 gene encoding uncharacterized protein LOC141969090: MREENKSLSRQLSKAERKADGLEKEVDQLKKALLEKTSALEQAERELQRSKRQTEDWHDLCLMKDQKREDVTKKAEELQQQLAELQSENFLLRQQLGDAQNKAAQERMRTEAQLQGELVDAVRKQHTAETALQDSTHQCSRLKEENSRLQEDLDKAKAKVRELSADLELLSQKFLRLEALNKETGQMVTTLSDRLATPGPAHTTAEQEEKRYQSQLLQVQAAAEARIEEMNTAVASWRNELEQIIRAQALELERAQEKQESTALLLAYAQAELKSSHKRFCVMEDVARVLRNKLNKANERLAEASRNSGETLQPESGGASKARAPSVNPSGSATGKRKTRSGEDCRRTSALLPKVTKAWDIPAGATLSDSDSFEGELLK, translated from the exons ATGCgagaagaaaacaagagcttGTCTCGTCAGCTGAGCAAAGCCGAAAGAAAAGCTGATGGGCTGGAAAAGGAAGTGGACCAACTGAAAAAAGCCCTTTTGGAAAAGACATCGGCTTTAGAGCAGGCAGAAAGAGAATTACAAAGGTCCAAAAGGCAGACAGAGGACTGGCATGATCTCTGCCTTATGAAAGATCAGAAGAGAGAAGATGTCAccaagaaggcagaagagctgcagcaaCAACTGGCCGAGCTCCAAAGTGAAAACTTTTTGCTGCGTCAGCAGCTGGGAGACGCGCAGAACAAGGCCGCCCAGGAACGAATG AGAACAGAGGCACAGCTGCAAGGAGAGCTCGTTGatgctgtcagaaagcagcacacagcagaaacTGCACTGCAAGACTCGACGCACCAGTGCAGtcgcctgaaggaagaaaactcccgCTTGCAGGAGGACCTGGACAAGGCGAAGGCCAAG GTGCGCGAACTCTCCGCAGACTTGGAGCTGCTGTCCCAAAAATTTCTGCGGCTGGAAGCTCTAAATAAGGAGACGGGACAGATGGTGACAACTCTGTCAGATCGCTTGGCGACTCCTGGCCCAGCtcacaccacagcagagcaggaagagaagcgATATCAGAGTCAGCTTTTGCAG GTACAGGCAGCCGCTGAAGCCAGAATAGAAGAGATGAACACCGCTGTCGCCTCTTGGAGAAACGAGCTGGAGCAGATCATTAGAGCTCAGGCACTCGAGCTGGAGAGAGCACAGGAGAAGCAGGAGTCGACCGCCCTGCTCCTGGCTTATGCTCAGGCAGAACTGAAGAGCTCTCACAAGCGTTTCTGTGTGATGGAGGACGTTGCAAGAGTTCTCAGAAACAAACTGAATAA GGCTAATGAGAGGCTGGCAGAAGCCAGCAGGAACAGCGGCGAGACTCTGCAGCCAGAAAGCGGAGGTGCGAGCAAGGCCAGGGCACCGAGCGTCAACCCATCGGGCTCAG ccACCGGTAAACGTAAAACCAGATCTGGTGAGGATTGTCGCCGGACATCTGCTCTTCTGCCAAAGGTCACCAAAGCCTGGGATATCCCTGCTGGGGCAACACTGTCCgacagtgacagttttgaggGAGAGTTATTAAAGTGA